Genomic window (Pseudomonas xantholysinigenes):
TCAGCACCACCAGGATGCCACCGGCCAGGTAGGCCAGCACGGCGGCCGGGCCGGCGCTGTGGATCACGCTGCCGGAACCGACGAACAAGGCGCCGCCGATCACCCCGGCGATGGACATCATCGTCAGGTGGCGCGACTTCAACGAGGCGCTGAGCTTGCTCTCGTGCCCGTCCTTCGCGGTGGTGGATGTGGATGTAGCTTCCATCAGTCAATTACCCCGTGCTTCTTTTTATCCAAGGAAAAACTGTGAAACCCCGATGGCTATCGGACTCACCTGTACATCAGTGCGGGCTGGGAGGTGTGCGGTGCACACGCAGGCCATCCGTGGCGGCCTGCTTACGCGGCCAGGGTGCGAACCCTGGTCGAACTGAACCATGCTGGGGACGGGCGCTGGACGCCCGGCCTCGGGAAAAGAGGGTGCGAGACGAGGCTCGACTGAGGTGCAGCGATATTGTGATTATTCATGGCGCTGTCGCGTGCTGTGTTGGCGATATCTGACACGTAATGTAAAAATGTCGAACACTTTGAGCCATGCACAGCGGCATGATTTACGCACTGCACTGTACAGGTCGCCCATGCAATACACTTGCGATGCCCCGCGTCTGGCACACCTGAAGGCCCCCTGAATGCTCCAGCTACATCCGGACTCCGCCACCCCGCTGGTCAACCAGATCATCGACGGGCTGCGCGCGCTGATCGACGCCCAGACTCTCAAGCCCGGGGCCAAGGTACCGTCGATCCGCGCCTTCGCCGCCACCTATTCGGTGAGTACCTTCACCGTGGTCGAGGCCTATGACCGCCTGGTGGCCCAGGGCCTGCTGGTGAGCAAGGGCAATGCTGGCTTCTTCGTCAATCGTGCGGCGAACGAGCTGCTGGACAGCCAGCACCTCGAAGCCGACACCACCCGCCCGACCTTCAACTCCGAGTGGTACCTGCAGCAGATCTTCGAAATCCGCCAGTTACCGTACAAACCCGGTTGCGGCTGGTTGCCCAACGAGTGGATGTACGAGGAAGGCCTGCGCCGCGGCTTGCGCCAGGTGGCTGGCAGCCCGCTGGAGCTGTCGGGCTACGGCGACCCCATGGGCCTGCCCGAATTACGTGCGTTGACCGCGCAGAACCTGCAACAGGAGCTGTCGATCGTCGCCAACCCGGCGCAGCTGATGCTCACCCATGGCGCCAGCCAAGCCCTCGACCTGGCCGTGCGCACCCTGGTGCGCCCCGGCGACGTGGTGCTGGTGGACGACCCCGGCTACCCCAACCTGATGAGCATCCTGCGTACCCAGGGCGCCACTCTGGTAGGCGTACCACGCACGCCGGCCGGCTACGACCTCGACCAGCTCGAACGCCTGCTGGCGCACCACCGCCCTACCGCGTTCTTCACCCAGCCGCACCTGCACAGCCCGACCTGCTCGCGCACGCCGCTGGCGCAGCTGCACCGCCTGCTGCAACTGGCCAGCCAGCACGGCTTCCGCCTGGTGGAAAACAACCTCTACGCTGACATGATCGCCGAGCCCCAGCCCTGCCTGGCCAGCCTCGACCACCTGCAACAGGTGGTGTACGTCGGCAGTTACTCCAAGAGCATTTCGCCCAATGTACGGGTCGGCTACCTGCTGGCCAGCCCCGAGCTGATGCAGCAGTTGCTGCACCTGAAGATGCGTTCGGGGCTGACCACCTCGCAGGTGATGGAGCGGGTGGTGTACGCGGCGATCATCGACGGTCGCTGGCGCAAGCACCTCAAGCGCCTGCGCCAACGCCTGGCCGAAGCACACCAGGAAGTCGGCCGGCACCTGCATCGGCTGGGCTTCGAGCTGTTCATCGAGTCGGACGAAGGCATGTACATCTGGACCCGCCACCCGGCGATTCCGGACAGCGCGGCGTTGCTCGACGATGCCCTGGAGCAAGGCATCATGCTCGGGCCCGGGCAGTTGTTCATGGTCGATGCCCAGGCTACCGGGTGGATGCGTTTCAACGTGGCGTTCAGTACCGAGACGGCGATGTGGGAGTTGTTGGAGAAGGTGCTGGTCAAGCATGTGCGGCGGGGGTGATTTGAATTATCCGGGAGCGGCGCTGCATTGATGTCTCGAGGCAAGCTAACTCCTAACTCCTAGGTCCAGGTGACTTGCGATCCAGCCACTAGGACCTTCAACTAACCACCAGACCGCCCCTGGAGGCGCTTCCGCCCTCTGAGACGGACGCCTCCATAATAGAGGCCATCATGCACTCACTTCCCTTGTTCCATGCCTGGACCTACACGTCGACGCCTGAGTGTGCAACGAGCAGCGCAACCTAGTGTTCATGTCGCCCTGGGGTCGTGACACTGCCCGGAAGGAGTGTCTCGCTCGTCTCACGCTGGGCCGGGAGGAAAATGGGCTCGACCACTTCCACATCCTCGTCGAGGGGCGAAGCATCCCCTCCTCTCCAACCAGGACTTGTTGGAAAAGCACACCACACGACAATTCCGCGGGACTTTGTACGGAGGGTCTTTACGGGGAGCCCGCAGAACTCGAAAAAAATCGTGCGCCAAGCCACAGGCGGGGTTGGGTCATTGACTTCGTATACTGTGTTTTTATACAGTGCCGGCCAGCGATCTCCCTTCTGGAAATCGCGCTTTCAAGGAATGAATTTATGGCCATAGAGCTACCGGAAACGACTGTTCACCCGTGGCCCGACCCTTTGCCTATTGACGCGGGATCATTCGCGTACCTCTACAACGAGCGAGACCGACAGGGCCGGGAACAATTAGCAACATTTAACAGAATGATGACCGACCTTGCAGCAGAACTCCTGCGGGTCAAGACGTATTTGGATACGTCTTATGCGCCCTTGATCACGGGAGCAGCCCAAACCACTTTGGAGACCTTGGGGCTGCTCGGTGTCCCATTGGATACCTCCTCAAGCAGTGCAGCTGATATTGCGGGATACATCAGTACCGTCAACCAGGCACTTGTCGAGTGCTAATGATCAGCTCGCCTCGCTGTCCACAGAGGCCTTGGCATTTTCGGGTGGCAATGTGCTTGAACTCAATGCCTCTCAGATCAAGGCTGCGAACATGTCACGAATCCCCAAGCACTGGCTTGCATGGGGACCATTCCCGGCGTCGGAACAAGGTATTTATCAGAAAGCCTATGAGGCAGCCCTGCAATCCCGAGTGGTAGGTCAAACCATAAAGACATTGCAGGAACGCCAAGCGAACTTGAACACCAGCCTAGAACAGGCCAAAGTTCGTGAAGTACAATCCGTTCGTCAGTCAATCAGCAGTGATTTATCAGCCATCACAGCACCTGCGCAACAGCAACTGGCTGCGCATAGACAAGCTCTGGAAAATCAGTTTTCCGACTCTGCAACTAGGACCAATGCTGAACGAGAAGCCGCTAATCAGGCTGTGCGGCAAGCGGTTGAGCAAGCGTATCAGCAGATTGATGCCCTCATCACCTCGGCTGGCAGCAGGGTCAATGCGGGGGAACTCGCTCAGATCAACCAATCGGTAAGGGCAATGGCCGGCACCGTTGCTGCTACGTTCACCCGCGCGGCGAATCAGCTGGTGGCCAATGCCAATGCATTCATCGAGTCTCAGCGCCAAACGGTCAATCAGGCCAGCACTGGTGCCGCCATCCAGGTCAGCGCCCGCGTGGCCGAACTCATTGCACAGGTTCAAGCTACGCCGACCCGCGACATCGCCGCATCGGCCCAACAGTCTCTTAAGCAAGTCACAGACACCGCTTATGTTGCTGCGAGTAACCAGATCCATATTGCATCCCTCGCAGACACCGTCAAAAGGCAGGAGGTAAGTACAGGCATCCAGTCTGCCCGAAACAGCGCCCAAGCCCAGCTTCAAGCCCTGCCCGGCACCACTCAAACCGCCATTACCCAAGCGGCCAACAGCTACCGCTTCGCAGCCAGCGCTGCGGCGGCACTCACCGTGCCAGGACAAGGCACCGTCCCTTTGGCCGAAACCGCGCTGGCGACACTGCGCCAAGGCATTGCAAACGCCATTGCCGCATTAGGCCGCATTGCCACGGCTGGGCCGGGTGCCCCAATCGCCGCCGCCCTGACCGCCGTGTTTTATGCCCGTTCAACAGCCAGTGAAGAGCAGGACCAAACACCGGCGCGATTTCGCTACGGCTTGGGTGTCAATGCTCATGAGCTTGGCTTTTCGGCGAACGCCGATCTCAATGCCATTGCCGCCGCTCAAGGCACTGTCGAGCTGCCGTATAGGCTCACCAACGAAACCCGAGGTGATGGGCGCTCCTACGTTTCGGTGGTCACAGCTGATGGCGTGAACATCTCCAAGAGCGTACCCGTACGGGCTGCCACGTTTGATCCGCAAACTGGACGCTACACTGTGACGGTGCCAAGCTTGGTACCAGACCAGCCTCCCATTACCCTGACCTGGACGCCTGCGGCGCCTCCAGGGGATCAGTCCTCAAGTACGACGACACCGGTCGTTCCACCGCCTGTGCCGACCTACACAGGCGTGGAACTGCAACCGCTGAACATTGAGGCCGAGACCTACCCCGGTGTGTTGCCGGATGCTCGCGATCTGATCATTACCTTCCCGGTAGACTCCGGGATGAAACCGATCTATTTGATGTTCAGCGAGCCTTTAGACTCGGGGATATTCACCCGGAGGCAGTTGGACAAAAAGTACAAGCACGCCATTGACTTTGGAGTTATCAACACAAAAAAAAATAGAGAAACCCTGACTGCATTCAAAGACGCCATTGAGCAACATTTGAATAGTGAAGACACAGTAGAAAAAGGAACTTACCGTCGACTTCCGGGCTCCAAAGTATTTTTCAACCATAAAACCATGAATGTAGTAATCCTAAAGGGCAACGGCGATTTTTTATCCGGATGGACAATTAATCCAGAGACAGACGTAGGCAGAATTTACATTGAAACAGGTGACTTATGAGTAGCCACGACATGATTTCTTTAGGGAAAGACTTGATTAACGGCAAAATCGATGGATTAACATTCTCAGAAGACATATGCGTGGCCAGGCGAGACAAAACAAACTCAACGCCGACTGATAGAAACATATTGAACTGTGGCGAGGAGTTATTCATGGCAGCAGAAACTTACAATCCAAATGAAGACCGTGAGGATTATGAGATCAACGAGGAACAACTTAAGATGCAGGTCAGTGAAATATTAAATAAATATAATATCTCAACCTCCTGACACCCTATTAAATTTAAGCCAGGGGTTCTCCAATCAATTCAGCACAGGTCACCCGACCTGTGCTGACATAGCCCTTCGTTTATCTATCTCAGCACGCCTAACCATAAGTCAGATGCGATAGGGGCTAGGAAGCAACGAACCCCAAATCCAACGTAAACTTTATCAGTGTCGTTTAGTATCTTCTTCCCAAGCATCCAACGCGACACAACAACTGCTCATATCGGCTATCGCGTATAAGTTCGAAGTCTTGCATCACTTCGCGAACCCAAACGCCCGCATCCCAGCAAGGCTGGAGCCTGCTGGGGCGCAAGCACAGCAGCGGCATAAAGCACTCGCCAAGCGCCACGTCTAGGTGCACCCTGATGCTCTCGCACACAAGGACCAGCAACGCTCATGGCGAAATGGCTAGACGGCGGTGGGCTCATGGCCGAGCGCATCCGCAACCACGACTGGAGTAGCACACCGCTAGGCCCTCTGCACACCTGGCCCGAAGTGCTCAAGACCAGCGTCGCCCTGTGCCTGGCCTCGCGCTTCCCGCAAGCGGTGCTATGGGGCGAGCAATTGATCACCCTGTACAACGATGCCTTCACCCCGATCCTGGGAGACAAGCCCCTGACCCTGGGGCAGCCGTTCAGCCAGGTATGGCAGGAAGCCTGGAGCGACATCGCCAGCCTGGCCCAACGCGCACTGAGTGGCGAGGCGGTGTACATCGAGGACTTTCCCCTGGTGATCGAGCGCCGGGGCAACCCGGAACGCGCCTACTTCACCTTTTGCTACAGCCCCATCCGCGACCATGACGGCAAGGTGGTGGGCATGCTCGACACCGTTACCGAGACCACCGCCAACGTCGTCGCCAACCAGCGCCTGAGCTTCCTCGACAGCGTGGGGCGGGCCGTGGCCGATGCCACCGACGCGGAGCGGATCATGGCCACCACCACCCGCCTGCTCGGCGAGCATCTGCACCTGTCGAGCTGCGCCTACGCGATGATGGCCGCCGACGAGGACGGCTTCACCATCTGTGGCGACTGGGTGAGCCCAGGCTCGCCGCGGCTGCTCGGCCAGTACCGCCTGGCCGATTTCGGAGGCCTGGCGGTCAGTCGCCTGCGCGCCGGCCTGCCACTGGTGATCGAAGACAACCTGACGCAGTTGCCGGCGCGCGAGGCCGCGACCTTCCAGGCCATCGGCATCACCGCGACCCTGTGCATTCCGCTGATCAAGGAGGGCCGCCTGACCGCGCTGATGGCCATTCACGACAAGGTTCCGCGCAGCTGGAGCCCATATGAGCAGACCCTGATCAGCGAAGTCACCGAACGTTGCTGGGCGCATATCCAACGGGTCCAGGCCAACGCCGAGGTGCGCGAGGCGATGCTGGCCCTCGAGGCGCTCAATGCCACCCTTGAGCAACGGGTCGAGGAACGCACCGGGCAACTGCTGCACACCGAGGCGATCCTGCGCCAGACCCAGAAGCTCGAGGCCATCGGCCAACTGACCGGCGGCGTCGCCCACGACTTCAACAACCTGCTGACCATCATCCGCTCGTCGATCCACTTCCTGCAGCGCCCCGACCTCGATGACACCCGTCGCAACCGTTACATCAAGACCGTCTCCGACACTGTCGACCGAGGCGCCAAGCTGACCGGCCAACTGCTTGCCTTTGCCCGGCGCCAAGCCCTGAGCCCGCAGGTGTTCGAGGCCGGTCCACAGCTCGAAGCCATGGCCGACATGCTCGATACCGCCACCGGCGCACGCATCCAGGTCAGCCTCGAATTGCCCGAGGTGCCCTGCCACGTGCATGCCGACCTGGGCCAGCTGGAGACGGCGGTGATCAACCTGATGATCAACGGTCGCGACGCCATGGCCGGCAGCGGTACCCTGCGCCTGCGCCTGGAAGCCAACCGCAGCCTGCCAGGCCTGCGCGGCCAGCCGGAACAGCCGGGGCCATTCGCCGCCATCTCGGTGACCGACAGCGGCGTCGGCATTGCCCCGCACCTGCTCGAGCGCATCTTCGACCCGTTCTTCACCACCAAGCCCCCTGGCCAGGGCACGGGGCTGGGGTTGTCGCAAGTGTTCGGCTTCGTCAAGCAGTCGGGCGGCGAGGTGCAGGTGACTAGCACCGAAGGCCAGGGCACCACCTTTACCCTCTATTTGCCGCAAGTAGACCAGGCCGATGCCCAGGCCGAGCTGCACAGCAGCCAACCCATGCCACCAGGCGAACGACGGCGGATCCTGGTGGTCGAGGACACCCCCGATGTCGGCAGTTTCACCGCGCAGATCCTGCGCGATCACGGCTATCAGATCCGCTGGGCGGCCAGCGCTGAAGAGGCGCTGGCGCAGATCACGGCTGGCCAGAATGGGTTCGACGCGGTGTTTTCCGATGTGGTGATGCCGGGAATGGGAGGCCTGGCCCTGGCCCGCGAGCTGCGCGAAAGCCATCCACAGCTCCCGGTAATCCTCACCTCCGGCTATAGCGAGGCCATCGCCGAGGGCGGGCACCAGGGCTTCGCCTTCCTGGCCAAGCCGTATTCAGCCGAGCAGGTGTGCCGGATGCTCAACGAGGTGCTGCAGGCAAGCGACGCGCCCCTGTAGACGCCGGCCTTGCCGACGAACCAGGTGTCGCCTTGCAGCCCCGGCAAGTCCAAAGCGGACGCCGCTTCTGGACAGCTTGAAAGGGCTGACGCCTGCCAGCCCCACAGCATCAGCCCCGGCCACGCAACAACCGCGCCAGGCTCTGCGCCAGCTCGGCCTGGTGGAACGGCTTGCGCAGTACCTCGAAGCCATGCAGCTCGCTCGGTGCCAGGTTGGCATACCCAGTAATGATCAACACCGGCAGATCCGCCAGGCGCTCGCGCACCTTTTGGGCAAAGCGCACGCCGGTCATCTCGGTCATGACATGATCGGTCAACAACAGGTCCGGACGTAATCCCTGGTCCAGCAAGGCCAGCGCCTGCAATGGCCCCTCGGCCTCGCTGACCTCATACCCGAGGGCCTGCAACTGCATCAGCGTGGCATGACGCACCAAGGCTTCGTCATCCACCAGCAGCACGCGCCGCAAGCGGCCTGGCCCTGGCTCGTCGGCTGGCACGCCAACCTTCTCGGGCGCTTCACCCACCGGCAGCCACAGGGTCGCCTCAGTCCCCCGCCCGGCCCTTGAATGAATCGCGAAACCGCCACCCGACTGCAACGCCAGCCCCTGCACCATCGGCAAGCCCAACCCGGTGCCGCGCCCTACCCCCTTCTTGGTCGAATAGAACGGTTCGAGGCAGCGCCCCAGGACCTCTTCGCTCATGCCGCAGCCATTATCCTCCACCTGTAGCCAGACCTGGCGCCCCGTCAAGGGATTGGGGGCCTGGTGCGCATCGTCTTCGCCCAGACCTGCGCAGATGGTCAGCTGGCCACCTTCGGCCATCGCATCGCGGGCATTCACCACCAGGTTGAGCACGGCCAACTCCAACTGGTGCGGATCCACCAGTACCCCAGGCAATGCCGTGTCGATACGGACACGCAGGACAATGGTCGGGCCCAGCGAACGCGTCATCAGCTCGTGCATGTCCTCGATCAGCGCGGCCAGTGAAACCACCAGAGGTTTCAGGGTTTGCCGGCGGGCGAAGCTGAGCAGCCGCCCGACCAAGCTACGCGCCCGCTCCGCGGCTTGCAGGCCCCCCTCGATCAGGCGTTCGGCGCGCTCTGGCTGCGGATGGCGACGCAGCAGTTCGAGCGAGGCGATGATTGGCGTCAGCATGTTGTTGAGGTCGTGGGCAATGCCGCCGGTGAGCTGGCCGATCATGTCCATCTTGCGCGCCTCATGCAGCTGCACGAGGGCCGACTCGCGCTGGGCCAGCATCCGCGCCACGCGTTCCTCGAGGTTTTCGTTCAGTGCATGCAGGGCCCGCTCGGCACGGGCATGGGTCACCGCCGCCCAGACCTGCTTGGCGGTTTCCTCGACCAGCAGGCACTCGTCGGCGACGAACAGGTGTGGTGCGTGAAAATGCACCGCCAGCATCGCCTCCAGGTGCTCGGCACGCAGCACCGGTACATGCAGGCTGGCGCACAGCGCCGGTTCATTGGCCTGGTAGTCGTGGCGCACCACCTGGCCGCTCAGCAGCCCGTCACGCAGCGCCGGGTCAAGATTGGCGTAGGGGTTGTCACCGACCAGCGAAGGCACGCCATCGGCCCATTCCTGGCCCACCCGGTAATGGCAGCCATCACCCAGGTCCTCGCCGAAGCACACCCGCGCCGCGCCCAGCTCCTCACCCAGGCGGCGGATAGCGTGGGCCTCGATACGCTCGGCATCGCCCAACCCAGGCAACGCCTGACGCAGCTCCAGTAAAAAGGCCTGGCGGCGCTGAAAGCGCACCCGCTCGCTGGTGTCGTTGACGATGCACAGCACGCCGCCGACGCTGCCATCGGCCTCGCGAACCGCAGAGTAGGACACATCGAAATAGGCCGTCTCGCCCAGGCCCTGACGCTCGATGTAGAACGGCCGGTCCTTGGCGGCGAAGGTCACGCCAGTCTCGCGTACACCGCGCAACAGCGGCTCCAGATCGTCCCACAGCTCGCGCCAGTTTTCCTCGGCCGGTTGCCCCAGGGCCCGCGGGTGCTTGTTGCCGATGCTTGGCCCATAGGCTTCGTTGTACAGGGCCACGTACTGCGCGCCCCAGAACAGCACGATCTGCGCCTGGGCCGGCAACAGCGTGGTCATGATCGCCTGCAGCCCCGGCGACCAGCCGTGCGGCGGCCCCAAGGGCGAGGCGTGCCAATCCATCGCCCGCAGCAGGCCGCTGACCGTGTCACCGCCAAGCAACCATGCCGGCGGTGCGTTCAGGCTGACGGGCTTGCTCTGCCGACGCGTTTTCATGTCTCGGTCATCCCGGGCGCGTTGCCATCCTATGAGGGTAGGAAATCAGCCGATGGCAAATCGTTCCCTTGGGATCACCGCGACCTTCAGCGCCGCCCTTCGGCCAGCATGCGCACGGCCAGGCCAGCCAGCACGGTGCCCATCAGCCAGCGCTGCGCTTGTTGCCACAGCGGCCGCCCGGCGAGGAACACGGCGATGGAACCGGCCATCAGGGCGATCAGCGCATTGACCGTGACGCTGATGGCGATCTGCGTGCCGCCCAGCACCAGCGACTGCGCCAACACACTACCGTGCCCCGGCTCGATGAACTGCGGCATCAGCGACAGGTACATGACGGCGATCTTGGGGTTGAGCAGGTTGGTCAGGAACCCCATGGCGAACAGCCGGCGCGGGCTGTCGGCCGGCAAGTCGCGCACCTGGAAGGGCGACCGGCCGCCCGGACGCAGCGCCTGCCAGGCCAGGTACAGCAGGTACAGGGCACCACCGATGCGCAGGGCGTCATAGGCGAGCGGCACCGCCATCACCAGGGCCGTGATGCCCAGCGCGGCACAGAGCATGTAGAAGATGAACCCCAACGCCACCCCGCCCAGGGAAATCAACCCGGCCATCCGGCCTTGGCAGATGGAGCGGGAAATCAGGTAGATCATGTTCGGCCCCGGCGTCAGGACCATGCCCAGGCTGATCAGGGCGAACGCTAACAGGTTGCTGGTTTCAGGCATCATGCACCTCCTTGTTGTTATGAGCGGGGAAGTGTATCCGCACATGACCTCGCCTTGAAACGGTTCACCGAGCCCGGTAATCTTGCGCCGCTGCTGTAAGTCCAGTAGCCGGGTTTGGTCACCCGCGAACATCAAGGCGCACTAGCGCCGCTTTGCGATTCAGTTGGCGCTTTTTTGTGCCCGCTGTTTTGTTCTATGGCGGCTGTGCGTGGGGCGCCTCCGTGCGCGCCGGTTTCCTTGATTCCCGGTTGACCAACCCGCGCACAGTCGCCACCCATTCGTTTGGTCACGTTGTGTGGCGGCTCCATTGAATCAAGGAGCGACACAATGACGAAAGGTCTACCCGATCCCCCTTCCCGCGCCACCACGGCCCCTTGCAGTTTCGGCAATTGCGAGTGCAGCCATCCGTCGCTGTTCGCCGTACGCGAGGGCGTCGATCTCGAGGATGCCCTGGTGCACCTGTCCACTTTGCTCAAGGGCGCGTTCGCGACCAACCTCAAGGCCATGGAGCTGGCGACCGGCACCTGCCAAGACTTGCTGATGGCCAACGACCACGGGCTGGATGCCGCCAAGGCCGTGGTCGAAGCACTGCTCGACGGGGTGGAGATGCAACAGGTGGCACCGGTGCTGTAGCGCGGTGGAGCGCGCCTAGGCCAACTGCCCCACCACCAACCCCAGCGCGATCGCGATCATCACCACCCCCGACACCCGCCCGACCAGCCGCGCCGCTGCCGGGCGGGTGCGCAACACCGCCTTGGCGCCGTAGCCCACCAGCAGGTAGATCACCAGCGAGCTGCACAGGTGCACCAGCCCCAGCAACAGGATCTGCAGTGGCAGCGGCCAGCTCGATTGCGGGTCGGTGAACTGCGGCAGCAACGCCAGGAACAGCAGGAACACCTTGGGGTTGAGCCCGCTGACGCAGAAGCCCCTGAGCGCCCAGCGCGAGCCGCTGTCGCCCGCCCCCGCCTCGCCCGCCTCGGGCACCGCCGGCTTGAGCAGCAGGTTGCCGCCCAACCACAGCAGGTACAGGCAACCGGCCAGGGTCAGCAAGGTCAGCGCCAGCGGGTGCCCGGCGATCAGGCTGCCGACCCCGGCGGCGACGATCAGCGTGGCGAGGAAATGCCCGGACAACATCCCCGCCACCGCCGAGCCCACCCAGCGGCCGCGCATGCCAGCGGAGATGGCATAGGCCCAGTCGGCGCCCGGGGTAATCACGAACAGGAAGGAGACGGCCCAGAACGCCGCCAATACACTCATGGCCACTTCGATGGTTCCTTTCACACAGATTTCGGTGAAAGAAAGACTACGGATATCGCCAGGGGACTTTCTTTCGTATATTCCCTCTTCACAGCGAAAAACTGGAAGATCCTTCCCCATGGACAGAATCGATCGCAAGATCCTTGCCGAGCTGCAACAAGACGGTCGCCTGTCGGTGACCGAGCTGGCCGATCGCGTGGGCCTGAGCCTGTCGCCCTGCCACCGTCGGCTCAAGGCGCTGGAGGAGTCCGGCGCCATCCTCGGCTACCACGCGCGCCTGGCCCCGGCCGCGCTGGGCCTGAACTTCGCCGCGCTGGTATTCGTGACCCTGCGCGAGGTCACCCGCCAGCCGGTGGCGGACTTCGAGGCGGCCCTGGGCGAGATCCCGCAGATCGTCGAAGCGCAGCGGCTGTTCGGCGACCCGGACTACTTGCTGCACGTGGTGGCCAAGGACCTGCCGGCGTTCCAGAAGCTGTACGACGAGCAACTGACCAGCATCCCCAACGTCAAGCGGCTGAGTTCGACCTTGGTGATGAAAGAGGTGATCCAGGACCGGGTGTTGCCGATGTAGTCGCTGGCTTCACCGCTTACCTGGAGCGGCCTTGTGCCGCGAAAGGGCTGCTAAGCAGCCCCAGCGATCGAGTAGGCGGCACAAATGGCTGGGGCTGCCATGCAGCCCTTTCGCGGCACAAGGCCGCTCCTACAGGCAATGTCGGTGATCCGTACATGCGCATGCCCCAGCCTTAGTTTTTTTAACGTCCATAAGCACAAATTTACTAATTTCCCCCGCCCCAGCCGCCCCGCATCATCACGCCAACAAGAACGCGTCGCCCGTTGCCGGCGCGCACCTGGGCAACCGCCGTTGCCCCACCTTGCCTTGGAGTCCGTCATGACCCGTGCAGCCAATTCGGCACCCCTCATCGAGAAACACACCATCGGCTACGTGCCACCGCAAGACCGCCATGGAAAGGTAAGGGACTTGTTCACTCTGTGGTTCGGCGGCAACATCGCGCCGCTGCCCATCGTCACCGGCGCCCTGGGCGTGCAACTGTTCCACCTCAACCTGCTGTGGGGCATCGTCGCCATCCTGGTCGGCCATTTGCTCGGCGGCGTGCTGATGGCCCTGCACTCGGCCCAGGGCCCGCAGATGGGCATCCCGCAGATGATCCAGAGCCGCGCCCAGTTCGGCTCGCTCGGCGCGCTGCTGGTGGTGGTGATCGCCGGGGTCATGTACATCGGCTTCTTCGCCTCCAACA
Coding sequences:
- a CDS encoding Lrp/AsnC family transcriptional regulator, translating into MDRIDRKILAELQQDGRLSVTELADRVGLSLSPCHRRLKALEESGAILGYHARLAPAALGLNFAALVFVTLREVTRQPVADFEAALGEIPQIVEAQRLFGDPDYLLHVVAKDLPAFQKLYDEQLTSIPNVKRLSSTLVMKEVIQDRVLPM
- a CDS encoding ATP-binding protein, which translates into the protein MKTRRQSKPVSLNAPPAWLLGGDTVSGLLRAMDWHASPLGPPHGWSPGLQAIMTTLLPAQAQIVLFWGAQYVALYNEAYGPSIGNKHPRALGQPAEENWRELWDDLEPLLRGVRETGVTFAAKDRPFYIERQGLGETAYFDVSYSAVREADGSVGGVLCIVNDTSERVRFQRRQAFLLELRQALPGLGDAERIEAHAIRRLGEELGAARVCFGEDLGDGCHYRVGQEWADGVPSLVGDNPYANLDPALRDGLLSGQVVRHDYQANEPALCASLHVPVLRAEHLEAMLAVHFHAPHLFVADECLLVEETAKQVWAAVTHARAERALHALNENLEERVARMLAQRESALVQLHEARKMDMIGQLTGGIAHDLNNMLTPIIASLELLRRHPQPERAERLIEGGLQAAERARSLVGRLLSFARRQTLKPLVVSLAALIEDMHELMTRSLGPTIVLRVRIDTALPGVLVDPHQLELAVLNLVVNARDAMAEGGQLTICAGLGEDDAHQAPNPLTGRQVWLQVEDNGCGMSEEVLGRCLEPFYSTKKGVGRGTGLGLPMVQGLALQSGGGFAIHSRAGRGTEATLWLPVGEAPEKVGVPADEPGPGRLRRVLLVDDEALVRHATLMQLQALGYEVSEAEGPLQALALLDQGLRPDLLLTDHVMTEMTGVRFAQKVRERLADLPVLIITGYANLAPSELHGFEVLRKPFHQAELAQSLARLLRGRG
- a CDS encoding LysE family translocator: MAMSVLAAFWAVSFLFVITPGADWAYAISAGMRGRWVGSAVAGMLSGHFLATLIVAAGVGSLIAGHPLALTLLTLAGCLYLLWLGGNLLLKPAVPEAGEAGAGDSGSRWALRGFCVSGLNPKVFLLFLALLPQFTDPQSSWPLPLQILLLGLVHLCSSLVIYLLVGYGAKAVLRTRPAAARLVGRVSGVVMIAIALGLVVGQLA
- a CDS encoding LysE family translocator, yielding MPETSNLLAFALISLGMVLTPGPNMIYLISRSICQGRMAGLISLGGVALGFIFYMLCAALGITALVMAVPLAYDALRIGGALYLLYLAWQALRPGGRSPFQVRDLPADSPRRLFAMGFLTNLLNPKIAVMYLSLMPQFIEPGHGSVLAQSLVLGGTQIAISVTVNALIALMAGSIAVFLAGRPLWQQAQRWLMGTVLAGLAVRMLAEGRR